From a single Haloarcula sp. DT43 genomic region:
- a CDS encoding DUF5789 family protein, with protein MTREVKLNELTALLEAATYPLSVEAARAEFDDVRLVYADGSEPLSALLTRVDDEQFSSPDEAQSSIYSTIPVEGVGEPGQSEGEG; from the coding sequence ATGACTCGTGAAGTCAAACTGAACGAACTCACGGCACTCCTCGAAGCGGCGACGTATCCGTTATCGGTCGAAGCGGCCCGAGCGGAGTTCGACGACGTACGACTCGTGTACGCGGACGGCTCCGAGCCACTATCCGCGCTACTGACTCGGGTCGACGACGAGCAGTTCAGTTCTCCGGATGAGGCACAGTCGTCGATCTACAGTACCATCCCGGTCGAGGGAGTCGGTGAACCGGGCCAGTCGGAAGGGGAAGGCTAA